Below is a window of Pedobacter africanus DNA.
CGCCCAGCAATTTCGTTTTGGCATTGAACTTATCGCGGTCTTCTGCGGTCCACCAGTTGCGCAGGTTGCCGTCTTTGTCGTACTGGCTGCCCGTGTCGTCGAAACCGTGTGACATCTCATGTCCGATTACCGCCCCTATTCCACCGTAATTTACTGCATCATCGGCATTAGGGTCGAAGAAAGGGAACTGTAAGATTCCGGCAGGGAATACAATCTCATTCATGGTCGGACTGTAATAGGCATTTACTGTAGGCGGGGTCATGCCAAAGCGGGTACGGTCTACCGGTTTACCCAGTTGCTCTACCATCTCTTTGTAACCCCAGGCTCCGGCATTGCGCAGGTTCTGCAAGTAGGTTGTTGGTTTGATCAGCAAGCCGTCGTAAGTACGCCATTTAGAAGGGTAGCCTATTTTTGGCCTGAAAGCATGTAGTTTTTCGAGGGCTTTTTGTTTGGTTACATCGCTCATCCAGTCCAGGTTTTTGATCCTGATCTCGAAAGCTTTCCGCAGGTTCGCGATCAGTTCGTCCATCCTCAGCTTGGCATCAGGCTTAAAGTATTTGGCCACATACAGCTGGCCCAGCAGATCGCCGATGGTGCCGTCTGTGAGCTGCGACATCCTTTGCCAGCGAGGGGTTTGTACTTTCTGGCCGGTTTGCGCCTGGTTAAAGGCAAAAGTAACATCTACAAAAGGGCTGCTTAAATTTGGGGCCGCACTTTTTAATACGTTCCATTCCAGGTAGGCTTTCCAGTCGCCCAAGGGAACAGTTTTGAGCATGCTGTTCAGGCTTACGAAGAATTTGGGGGTGGAAACCAGTACCGTGTCCTGCCCGTTTACCAGGAGTTTGGTAAACATGGATGTCCAGTTGATCCCTGGGGTGGTTTTGCTGAAATCTGCTACGGTGAACTTGTTATAGGTTTTGTAGGGATCGCGCATTTCTACCCTGCTGAGCTGGGCCTCTGCCATTTGTTTTTCTATGGCCATAACCGCAGCAGCTTTTCTGGCGGCATCTGCGGCATTGCTTCCCGTGAGTTTGAACAGGGTAACCATATAGGTGGTATAGGCCTCGCGGATCTTTACGCTTCTGCTGTCGTCTTTAAGGTAATAGTCGCGATCAGGTAGGGTAGTTCCGCCTTGTCCGAGTTGCGGTAGGTACTTGTTTACATTTTTCCTGTCCTGCCCTACGCCAAATCCAAACATCGGGGCGGCAAGGCCGGTAGTGCGCATATAGGCAATATGGTCTAAAATAGCTGCAGTGCTTTTGAGCTGTTTGATTTTTTCCAGCTCCGGATTAATTGGGGTATAACCCAGTTTTTCGATGGTAATGCTGTCCATTGCCGCCCGGTAGAAATCGCCAACACGCTTTTTTACTGATCCCGCAGGTGCGGAGCGGTCGGCAGCCGCCTCTTCCACCAGGCCTTTTACAGCATTGATGTTGAAATCCCTGAGGGCATTGAAGCTGCCCCAGCGGGTTTCTTTTGCGGGAACGGGGTTGTTTTTGACCCATGTACCGCTGGCATACCGATAAAAATCATCTCCCGGTTTTACCGAAAGGTCCATATTGGCCGGATCAATAAATTTTTGTGTGGATTGTGCGTTGGCCGAATAACTGGCCGCTGCAATGCCCAAAACGGCAAAACAGGTTTTGAGTGAAGTTACTTTCATGACAATAAATTAGCTGATGCAGGGTTACACCATTGACATAAAAGTAATAAAAGTGCTTCAATAAGCCTGCTGTATAATGAAATTATTACTTGTTAAACCAGTAGTAGATCTTGGTGAGCCCAAGCTTCCTGAGGATGGTGCCGGTAAAAGAAAATACATTTATAGACTTCATTTCTTGGTATTTTATATCTATTTAACATATTTTAACAAATAATATTGTGCAAGGTGCAAAATTTATGTTATGCACCCAGCTTCTTACGCTGCCCGATGTACAGTCCTGCAATCACCATCAGCGTGCCAATGACGGTATACAGGGTGATGGGCTCATTGAGCAGCCACCAGGCATAAAAGAAGCCAAAAAGCGGACAAAGAAAAAGCCATAGCGAAGCCTTTACGGTATCTATTTTTAAGAGGTAGAACCAGCAGATGAGGCCGACTACTGAAACAGCGAGACTGAGCCATAAAACTGAATAAATGAACCGGTCATCCAGCTGTACGGCCGAAAAATCACTGAAAACAAAAGTAAAGGGCAGCAGGAACAAGCCGCCAAGGCTCACCTGCCAGCCGTTGATGAGCAGGTTGGGCAGGGTCCACTGGATGCGCGCGTAGTAAACGCTGGCAAAAGATACGGCAACCATGCTGCTCATGAGGATCACCACGCCCACGATGGTGGTATCGGCGTTTTTGAGTAGCGGGTAGGTAGCTATAGCAATTCCTGCCATGCCAATCAGGATGCTCAATATCTCCGCTTTTGCAGGCCTGCGGCCCATGAGCCAGGAAGAAAGCAATACGATGAGCAGCGGATTGGTGGAGGTGGATAAGCTGCCTATTCCAGCAGCGGTATATTTCATGGCATAGACGTACAAGCCAAGGTATACGGTAGTATTCAGAAAACCGAAGATGGCGAGCTGACGCCATTCTGTATACGTGGGCAGCCGGTATTGTTTATCCCTGCTGATCAGGTAACAATAGCCCAGCAACACGAATCCGGCTATGAAGAAACGGGTATTGCCCAGGATCAGCGGAGGGGCAGAATGGATGCCAAATTTGGTGGCTACCGAGGCGGAAGCCCAGAGCATAGCAAAGAGTAAGCCAATAATGATGTTCTTCACACATCAAAGGTAAGCCAAGAAAGGCTGATATTTGCAACATTTTATCTAAGTTTGGCGAAACTAATTTATTTAACAGCATTAAACCCATCAGGAATTAACCTAATGAAAAGACTGATTTTATTTTTCCCCTTGTTTGCCATCGCTTTTAGCGGTATTGCACAAAACAAACAGCTGACCATGCAGGATGCCATGAGCAATGCGCGTACTACGCTGGCCCCTGAAAACCTGTCGCAGATTCAATTTATATATGGAACTGAAGATTATGTGTATGCAAAACGTATGGGCAATTCGCCGGTATGGTTAAGCGGCAATGCCAAATCTGCATCCGACCAACCTTACCTTTCTTTGGGCCAGCTGAACCAGAAACTAACAGCAGCACAAAAGGATACGCTGAAAATGATGCCAATGGTTCAGTTTAACCAGGGGCCGGAATGGATCTTTACCCTGAATGGCAGTAAAGTGGCGCTCGACCCGGCAAAAAATACGGTAAGGGTACTGGTAGATCAGGCTGTTGCCGGTAAGGGTAACGTAGAAGAAAGTAAGGCGGGCTATGTAGCTTACCTGGATAATTTTAATTTGTTTGTGGCCAAAGGTGCCGATCAGAAACAGGTAACTACTGATGGTACCAAAGATATTGTGTACGCCTCTTCTGTACACCGCGATGAGTTTGGCATCAGCAAAGGTACTTTCTGGAGCAACAACGGCAAGCAACTTGCTTTTTACCGTATGGACCAAAGTATGGTTACCGACTACCCGATCATCGACTGGACCACCAGACCTGCCCACAATGTGAACATCAAGTATCCTATGGCGGGCGATAAGAGCCACCAGGTGACCGTAGGCGTGTACAATGCCGAAACAAAAGCCCTGGTTTACCTGAAAACGGGTGAGCCGGTGGAGCAGTACCTGACCAATATTGCCTGGAGCCCGGACGATAAATATGTGTATATCGCTGTTTTGAACCGCGGGCAAAATCACATGAAGCTGAA
It encodes the following:
- a CDS encoding M13 family metallopeptidase encodes the protein MKVTSLKTCFAVLGIAAASYSANAQSTQKFIDPANMDLSVKPGDDFYRYASGTWVKNNPVPAKETRWGSFNALRDFNINAVKGLVEEAAADRSAPAGSVKKRVGDFYRAAMDSITIEKLGYTPINPELEKIKQLKSTAAILDHIAYMRTTGLAAPMFGFGVGQDRKNVNKYLPQLGQGGTTLPDRDYYLKDDSRSVKIREAYTTYMVTLFKLTGSNAADAARKAAAVMAIEKQMAEAQLSRVEMRDPYKTYNKFTVADFSKTTPGINWTSMFTKLLVNGQDTVLVSTPKFFVSLNSMLKTVPLGDWKAYLEWNVLKSAAPNLSSPFVDVTFAFNQAQTGQKVQTPRWQRMSQLTDGTIGDLLGQLYVAKYFKPDAKLRMDELIANLRKAFEIRIKNLDWMSDVTKQKALEKLHAFRPKIGYPSKWRTYDGLLIKPTTYLQNLRNAGAWGYKEMVEQLGKPVDRTRFGMTPPTVNAYYSPTMNEIVFPAGILQFPFFDPNADDAVNYGGIGAVIGHEMSHGFDDTGSQYDKDGNLRNWWTAEDRDKFNAKTKLLGEQFDGYKVLDTIPVNGKFTMGENIGDLGGLNAAYEAFKMTRQGQGNDKIDGFTPDQRFFLSWAQVWRGNILPETAAQMIKTDPHSPGEFRTIGAPVNMDAWYKAFDVNPEDKLYKKPEDRIRLW
- a CDS encoding DMT family transporter gives rise to the protein MKNIIIGLLFAMLWASASVATKFGIHSAPPLILGNTRFFIAGFVLLGYCYLISRDKQYRLPTYTEWRQLAIFGFLNTTVYLGLYVYAMKYTAAGIGSLSTSTNPLLIVLLSSWLMGRRPAKAEILSILIGMAGIAIATYPLLKNADTTIVGVVILMSSMVAVSFASVYYARIQWTLPNLLINGWQVSLGGLFLLPFTFVFSDFSAVQLDDRFIYSVLWLSLAVSVVGLICWFYLLKIDTVKASLWLFLCPLFGFFYAWWLLNEPITLYTVIGTLMVIAGLYIGQRKKLGA